Genomic window (Polaromonas sp. JS666):
GAGGTGAACTCGAGCACCACCGGCAAAAAGTCGGGCATCTCGCCTTCGGCCAGAAAAAGACCAGCCTTCTCGTAGGTCTGCGCCAGGTCAATCATGGCCGGCCCGCGGTCGCGCGAGTCGCCGTGCACATGCTCGAACAGGTGCAGCGAGGTGGCACGGCCGCGGTCGAAGAGCTCCACATAGGCGGCTTCGGTATCGAGCGGCGCGGCGAGCGCCAGCGAATCGATCAGCGCGTCAAGCTCTGCCAGGCGCTGCTGCGGCAAGGCACGCTCACCGTGCAGTGCCTCGCGCAGCGCTGCCAGGTCGCCGCGCAACCCGGCGTCGGGATAACCGAGCAGCCTGGCCAGCACGCGCAGGCTTCTCGAAGCCATAGTGGGGTTGTTAAAAAGTGCCATGGTTCAGACCTCCACCTTGATGGGAATAGTTCGTTTGCGGTTGCCGCCAAACAGGCTGACGTCGCTGGCGCCGTCGGAGCAGCCGTTGCCGAAGGTGAAGCCGCAGCCACCGCGCATGTCGAACGCGTTCTCGGCGTATTCGCGATGGGTGGTCGGAATCACGAAACGGTCTTCGTAGTTGGCAATCGCCATGATGTGGTACATCTCCTCGACCTCGGCCACCGAGAGCCCGGCCTGCTCCAGCACGGCCAGGTTCTGCACCTGGTCCACATGCTTGCTGCGCTGGTAGGAGCGCATGGCCAGCATGCGCTGCAGCGAACGGATCACCGGCGCAGTGTCGCCTGCCGTCAGCAGGTTGGCCAGGTACTGCACGGGAATGCGCATCTGCGCGATGTCGGGCAGTTCGC
Coding sequences:
- the narJ gene encoding nitrate reductase molybdenum cofactor assembly chaperone, which translates into the protein MALFNNPTMASRSLRVLARLLGYPDAGLRGDLAALREALHGERALPQQRLAELDALIDSLALAAPLDTEAAYVELFDRGRATSLHLFEHVHGDSRDRGPAMIDLAQTYEKAGLFLAEGEMPDFLPVVLEFTSTQPPCEAREFLAEMAHIFNAIFSALQQRGSAYACVLGALLELAGEKAQPVQVAAEEPIDAVWEEPVVFDGCSSKGQARPDQAQPIHIVRKVRPTQGVQA